In Arthrobacter sp. SLBN-83, one DNA window encodes the following:
- a CDS encoding putative RNA methyltransferase produces MPSADVPLLCPVCSDPLEHLEAEGERQPRLVCPNGHSFDAARQGYFNLLVGKGSPFEPDSAAMVASRFNFLGDGHYRPMAQALAAAVVTHLPAEDAVVLDSGTGTGHYLREILDAAAATGRHASAIGLDISKFALRRAARLNPEAVNLVWDIWQPFPVESNSVDAVTVVFAPRNPAEFARVLRPTGALVVVTPRSGHLAELAAVTGMLGIEEGKDERLAVAMAGHFEAESTLDVDVALELSRAAATDLAFMGPAGHHLDRERIAARLEDTPEPVAAQAKFRLFVFRPTTEGAP; encoded by the coding sequence ATGCCTTCCGCGGATGTCCCCCTCCTCTGTCCCGTCTGCTCAGATCCGCTGGAGCATCTGGAAGCGGAAGGGGAACGCCAACCGCGCCTGGTTTGTCCCAACGGCCACAGCTTCGACGCCGCCCGCCAGGGCTACTTCAACCTTCTGGTGGGCAAGGGCTCACCCTTCGAGCCGGACAGTGCGGCCATGGTGGCGTCCCGTTTCAACTTCCTGGGGGACGGCCACTACCGACCGATGGCGCAGGCGCTGGCTGCCGCCGTCGTAACCCACCTGCCGGCAGAAGATGCGGTGGTGCTGGACTCCGGAACGGGAACCGGACATTATCTGCGTGAAATCCTCGACGCCGCCGCTGCCACCGGGCGCCACGCGTCCGCCATCGGCCTGGACATCTCCAAATTCGCCCTCCGGCGCGCCGCGCGGCTCAATCCCGAAGCGGTCAACCTGGTGTGGGACATCTGGCAGCCCTTTCCGGTGGAAAGCAATTCGGTGGACGCGGTCACCGTGGTCTTTGCCCCGCGGAACCCCGCCGAATTCGCCCGCGTCCTGCGCCCCACGGGCGCGTTGGTGGTGGTGACGCCGCGCAGCGGACACCTCGCGGAGCTCGCCGCTGTGACCGGAATGCTGGGGATCGAAGAAGGCAAGGACGAACGCCTGGCCGTGGCGATGGCCGGCCACTTCGAGGCGGAAAGCACCCTCGACGTCGACGTCGCGCTGGAGCTCAGCCGGGCCGCCGCCACAGACCTGGCGTTCATGGGACCTGCGGGCCACCACCTGGACCGCGAGCGGATCGCCGCCCGGCTCGAAGACACTCCTGAGCCGGTGGCAGCGCAGGCGAAGTTCAGGCTCTTTGTCTTCCGGCCCACCACCGAGGGCGCCCCGTAA
- a CDS encoding SPFH domain-containing protein yields MNNAGGTALAIVLVVLIVFVIIVLVRAVRIIPQARAGVVERLGKYQRTLNPGLTILIPFVDRLLPLLDLREQVVSFPPQPVITEDNLVVSIDTVVYFQVTDPRAATYEIANYIQAVEQLTTTTLRNVVGGLNLEEALTSRDQINGQLRGVLDEATGRWGIRVSRVELKAIDPPHSIQDSMEKQMRAERDRRAAILTAEGTKQSAILTAEGQRQAAILKAEGEAKAAILRADGESQAIQKVFDAIHKGNPDQKLLAYQYLQTLPKLAEGSANKLWIIPSEVGEALKGIGSAIGGTNAEAAVSGLFEQTPTERSQP; encoded by the coding sequence ATGAATAACGCAGGCGGAACCGCGCTGGCCATCGTGCTGGTGGTCCTGATCGTCTTTGTCATCATAGTTTTGGTCCGGGCCGTCCGGATCATTCCGCAGGCACGCGCCGGCGTCGTTGAACGGCTCGGCAAGTACCAGCGGACGCTCAACCCGGGCCTGACGATCCTGATTCCGTTCGTGGACCGGCTCCTGCCGCTCCTGGACCTGCGCGAACAGGTGGTGTCCTTCCCGCCGCAGCCGGTCATTACCGAAGACAACCTGGTGGTTTCCATCGATACGGTGGTGTATTTCCAGGTGACTGACCCCCGTGCAGCCACGTATGAGATCGCCAACTACATCCAGGCCGTGGAGCAGCTCACCACCACCACGCTGCGCAACGTGGTGGGCGGACTCAACCTGGAGGAAGCCCTTACATCCCGTGACCAGATCAACGGGCAGCTGCGCGGCGTCCTGGACGAGGCAACCGGCCGTTGGGGCATCCGCGTCTCGCGGGTGGAACTGAAGGCCATCGACCCGCCGCACTCCATCCAGGATTCCATGGAGAAGCAGATGCGCGCGGAGCGTGACCGCCGCGCCGCCATCCTCACCGCAGAGGGAACCAAGCAGTCCGCCATCCTGACGGCAGAAGGCCAGCGCCAGGCAGCGATCCTCAAGGCCGAAGGCGAGGCCAAGGCCGCAATCCTTCGCGCAGACGGCGAATCGCAGGCAATCCAGAAGGTCTTCGACGCTATCCATAAAGGAAATCCGGACCAGAAACTGCTGGCCTACCAGTACCTCCAGACGCTGCCCAAGCTTGCTGAGGGGTCGGCCAACAAACTCTGGATCATCCCGAGCGAGGTTGGGGAAGCCCTGAAGGGCATCGGCAGCGCCATCGGTGGCACCAATGCCGAAGCCGCCGTGTCCGGGCTCTTCGAGCAAACGCCAACCGAGCGCAGCCAGCCTTAG
- a CDS encoding polyprenol monophosphomannose synthase: MRVLTIIPTYNELESLPKTLQRLRKAVPASDVLVVDDNSPDGTGQLADGVAAEDSQVHVLHRKGKEGLGAAYIAGFKWGLEAGYDVLVEMDADGSHQPEQLPQLLEAVDQGADLAMGSRWVPGGSVVNWPLYRQAISRVGSTYARLMLGLPIKDVTGGFRAFRRTTLEKLNLDQVDSVGYGFQVDLAWRVAKLGLRIEERPITFVERELGASKMSGNIVVEAMINVTKWGLAARWNTLAGKLKNKQA, encoded by the coding sequence GTGCGCGTCCTTACGATCATTCCCACCTACAACGAACTGGAATCACTGCCCAAGACGCTCCAGCGCCTTCGGAAGGCCGTTCCGGCGTCGGACGTGCTGGTGGTTGATGACAACAGCCCTGACGGCACCGGGCAACTTGCCGACGGCGTCGCCGCCGAGGATTCCCAGGTCCATGTCCTGCACCGCAAGGGCAAGGAAGGCCTGGGCGCAGCCTACATTGCCGGCTTCAAGTGGGGCCTGGAGGCCGGCTACGACGTCCTGGTCGAAATGGACGCAGACGGTTCGCATCAGCCCGAACAGCTTCCCCAACTGCTCGAAGCGGTGGACCAGGGCGCAGACCTGGCCATGGGCTCGCGCTGGGTTCCCGGCGGCAGCGTAGTCAACTGGCCCCTGTACCGCCAGGCAATCTCCCGGGTGGGCAGCACCTACGCCCGGCTGATGCTGGGCCTGCCCATCAAGGACGTGACCGGCGGCTTCCGCGCGTTCCGCAGGACCACCCTCGAGAAGCTCAACCTGGACCAGGTGGACTCGGTGGGCTACGGCTTCCAGGTTGACCTGGCCTGGCGTGTTGCCAAGCTGGGCCTGCGCATTGAGGAACGGCCCATCACTTTCGTTGAGCGTGAGCTGGGGGCGTCGAAGATGAGCGGCAACATCGTCGTCGAAGCCATGATCAACGTCACCAAGTGGGGTCTGGCCGCCCGGTGGAACACCCTGGCCGGCAAGCTGAAGAACAAGCAGGCTTGA
- a CDS encoding RNA polymerase-binding protein RbpA, with the protein MSDRSLRGMRLGAQSMETESGVEPAPRQRVEYRCADGEQVFVTFSSEAEIPPVWVSKTGKEALLVDGEKPDTSNDKAVRTHWDMLLERRSLPELEQILEDRLTILRERRGERRSA; encoded by the coding sequence ATGAGCGATCGCAGCCTGCGGGGCATGCGCCTTGGTGCGCAGAGCATGGAGACCGAGTCCGGAGTTGAGCCGGCTCCGCGCCAGCGGGTTGAATACCGTTGCGCGGATGGCGAGCAGGTCTTCGTCACGTTCTCCTCCGAGGCGGAAATTCCTCCGGTGTGGGTCTCCAAGACCGGCAAGGAAGCGCTCCTGGTCGACGGCGAGAAGCCGGACACCAGCAACGACAAGGCAGTGCGCACCCACTGGGACATGCTGCTGGAACGCCGTTCCCTGCCTGAACTTGAACAGATCCTCGAGGACCGCCTGACCATCCTCCGCGAACGCCGCGGGGAGCGCCGCTCGGCCTAG
- a CDS encoding NfeD family protein: MFEWLGENWWAVWLTAFLAFAVIEMITLDLFFIMLGGGSLAALVADFAGADPWLQVVIFCIVSLLMVAFVRPVALSHLKKGPSEQRTNVDRLIGEPAVVMEAVTSDGGLVKIGGDIWSARSAAGVLPAGQKVVVAAIDGATAVVSAPPTAATGPDTT, from the coding sequence ATGTTCGAATGGCTTGGGGAAAACTGGTGGGCCGTGTGGCTCACGGCCTTCCTGGCATTTGCCGTGATCGAAATGATCACGCTTGACCTGTTTTTCATTATGCTCGGCGGCGGGTCACTCGCTGCACTGGTCGCCGACTTCGCCGGCGCCGATCCCTGGCTGCAGGTGGTCATCTTCTGCATCGTGTCCCTGCTCATGGTTGCCTTTGTCCGCCCGGTGGCGCTCTCGCACCTGAAAAAGGGCCCGTCCGAACAGCGGACCAACGTGGACCGGCTCATTGGCGAACCGGCCGTGGTCATGGAAGCCGTCACCTCCGACGGCGGCCTGGTGAAAATCGGTGGCGATATTTGGAGCGCCCGCTCCGCCGCGGGAGTACTTCCCGCGGGCCAGAAGGTGGTCGTAGCGGCCATCGACGGCGCAACAGCAGTGGTTTCGGCACCGCCGACGGCGGCTACCGGACCAGATACAACCTGA